Genomic window (Synechococcus sp. LA31):
GTCGTCAGCAAGCTCCAAAGCCTCCTGGCGAGCCTGCGGATCAGAGGCCAGGGCTGTGACTGCATCCCGCAGCTGCGCATCGAGGCGTTCACGCTGCCGCTGGGCGAGGAGCGTCTCAAGGGCTTCCCGAATGAATTGAGAACGCG
Coding sequences:
- a CDS encoding ribbon-helix-helix protein, CopG family, with protein sequence MAALSIRLPVELERKLMEEVTRTGQPRSQFIREALETLLAQRQRERLDAQLRDAVTALASDPQARQEALELADDFLPAENEALEGHWWR